The DNA region GTTAATTCCATAAATTCACCTTGCAAAAAATTATAAAAATTATATCAAAATCAAACAAATTTAAGATAAAATAAACCTTGCAATTTATATTAAGGAAAAAAAATGAATTATGAAAACGAAGAAGATTTAAACTACAATGATGAATATGAATATGAAGAATCTATACAAGATCATCACAAAAACTATAATTATGATGATGATGATTATGAAT from Campylobacter hepaticus includes:
- a CDS encoding highly acidic protein, giving the protein MNYENEEDLNYNDEYEYEESIQDHHKNYNYDDDDYEYNDDNEEDFYEID